One genomic region from Spirosoma sp. KCTC 42546 encodes:
- a CDS encoding YgiQ family radical SAM protein, with the protein MIERPLTDWLPLTMKEVEKRGWDEVDIVLVSGDAYVDHPAFGTAVIGRIMESEGFRVAIIAQPNWKDDLRDFKKFGKPKYFFGVTAGCMDSMVNHYTANKRLRSNDSYTPGGEAGFRPDYATIVYTKILKELFPDVPVLLGGIEASLRRVTHYDYWQDRLMPSILVDAGADMLVYGMGEQPLREILKLARQGVPFSSMRNINQVAFMHDASTELREYNNWNSVELASHEVCLEDKIKYAANFKIVEVESNKWQANRILQQVGDQILVINPPFKTMEEAEIDKSFDLPYTRLPHPKYKKRGPIPAYDMIKFSVNMHRGCFGGCSFCTISAHQGKFVASRSEQSVLKEVEEITKHPEFKGYISDLGGPSANMYKMKGKDESICARCQSPSCIHPVICSNLDTSHKPMTELYRKVDANPNIKKAFVGSGVRYDLLVDDFNKNNADGNHDEYMEQLVTRHVSGRLKVAPEHTSDDTLRVMRKPSFKYFKLFKQKYDKIQEKHNLKQPLIPYFISSHPGCEEQDMANLAAETKDLGFQLEQVQDFTPTPMTVAEVIYYSGVHPYTLKPVKTAKTREEKKAQNNYFFWYKPEYKDWIRNRLNKLKRPDLADRLLGSPKKETTGVPKFSGNYAGKKKR; encoded by the coding sequence ATGATTGAAAGACCCCTTACAGATTGGTTGCCTCTGACGATGAAAGAAGTCGAAAAAAGAGGCTGGGATGAAGTGGATATTGTGCTTGTATCGGGGGATGCATACGTAGATCACCCAGCTTTTGGCACCGCTGTGATTGGCCGGATCATGGAAAGCGAAGGGTTTCGCGTAGCTATTATTGCCCAACCCAACTGGAAAGACGATCTGCGGGATTTTAAAAAATTCGGTAAGCCCAAGTACTTCTTTGGTGTTACGGCAGGCTGTATGGACTCGATGGTGAATCACTATACGGCCAACAAACGCCTACGCTCCAACGACTCCTATACGCCCGGTGGCGAAGCGGGTTTCCGGCCCGATTATGCTACCATTGTTTATACCAAGATCCTGAAAGAACTCTTCCCGGATGTGCCGGTATTACTCGGTGGCATTGAGGCCTCGTTGCGCCGGGTTACGCATTACGATTATTGGCAGGACCGGCTGATGCCGTCGATTCTGGTCGATGCCGGTGCCGATATGCTGGTGTATGGCATGGGCGAGCAACCCCTTCGCGAAATTCTGAAACTGGCTCGACAAGGCGTGCCGTTTTCGTCGATGCGGAACATCAATCAAGTGGCATTTATGCACGATGCCAGTACCGAATTGCGCGAGTACAATAACTGGAATTCGGTTGAATTGGCGAGCCATGAGGTATGCCTGGAAGATAAAATCAAATACGCGGCCAACTTCAAAATTGTTGAGGTTGAATCGAATAAGTGGCAGGCTAACCGAATTCTTCAACAGGTAGGTGATCAGATTCTGGTGATCAACCCGCCGTTCAAAACGATGGAGGAGGCCGAAATCGACAAGTCGTTCGATTTGCCCTACACCCGCCTGCCTCACCCAAAATACAAAAAACGGGGACCGATTCCGGCTTACGACATGATTAAGTTCTCGGTCAATATGCACCGGGGCTGTTTTGGTGGCTGTAGCTTCTGTACGATTTCGGCGCACCAGGGCAAATTCGTTGCTTCCCGCAGCGAACAGTCGGTACTGAAAGAGGTCGAGGAGATCACGAAGCATCCCGAGTTCAAGGGATACATATCAGACTTGGGCGGCCCTTCGGCCAATATGTATAAAATGAAGGGCAAAGACGAGTCGATCTGCGCCCGTTGCCAAAGCCCAAGTTGTATTCATCCGGTCATTTGCTCGAACCTCGACACCTCGCACAAGCCAATGACAGAATTGTATCGAAAAGTCGATGCCAATCCGAACATCAAAAAGGCCTTTGTGGGATCGGGTGTACGCTACGATTTGCTGGTCGATGATTTTAACAAGAACAACGCCGATGGCAACCATGACGAGTACATGGAGCAACTGGTTACGCGCCATGTGTCGGGTCGGTTGAAGGTGGCTCCTGAACATACCTCCGATGATACGCTGCGGGTTATGCGGAAGCCATCGTTCAAGTACTTCAAATTATTTAAACAGAAGTACGACAAGATTCAGGAGAAGCATAACCTGAAGCAACCGCTGATTCCGTACTTTATATCCTCACACCCCGGCTGCGAGGAACAGGATATGGCTAATCTGGCTGCCGAAACGAAAGACCTGGGCTTTCAGCTCGAACAGGTACAGGATTTTACGCCCACGCCCATGACCGTGGCCGAGGTTATCTATTATTCAGGTGTTCATCCTTACACGCTGAAGCCCGTCAAAACGGCTAAAACGCGGGAGGAAAAGAAAGCACAAAACAACTACTTCTTCTGGTACAAGCCCGAATACAAAGACTGGATTCGGAATCGGCTGAACAAGCTGAAGCGCCCGGATTTAGCCGATCGACTCCTGGGTAGCCCGAAGAAAGAAACTACGGGTGTACCGAAGTTTTCGGGGAATTATGCGGGTAAGAAAAAGCGGTAA
- a CDS encoding metallophosphoesterase, with the protein MKLAFIADIHANVWALQAVLEDIEKHGIALIYDLGDTLYGPLDPVATYRLLQEKHVQSISGNQDRFILENKTSNPTFDYVIKELWSTSALEWLESLPSTRVIEDDIILCHGTPDNDSEYLIEDIKPGHVTVKESSDLVEKLRYHPQRLVLCGHSHLPRIVKAGQKVIVNPGSVGLQAYEDDSPIYHKMESGSPFARYCIVTFEGDLKTIDLIAVDYNVEAAARCAEKNNRDDWANRLRNGFV; encoded by the coding sequence ATGAAACTAGCTTTTATTGCAGATATTCACGCTAATGTTTGGGCTTTGCAGGCTGTGTTAGAGGATATTGAGAAGCATGGAATAGCTTTGATATATGACCTGGGTGATACGCTTTATGGGCCACTCGATCCGGTTGCCACATACAGGTTACTACAAGAGAAGCACGTGCAAAGCATAAGCGGGAACCAAGATCGATTTATTCTGGAAAATAAAACGTCAAATCCAACCTTTGACTACGTTATAAAGGAACTTTGGAGCACAAGTGCCTTGGAGTGGCTTGAATCATTGCCATCTACACGAGTAATTGAAGACGATATTATATTGTGTCATGGTACCCCAGATAATGATAGTGAGTATCTTATTGAAGATATAAAACCTGGACATGTTACTGTAAAAGAGTCATCTGATTTAGTTGAAAAGTTGAGGTACCACCCACAAAGATTAGTATTATGCGGACACAGCCATTTACCAAGAATTGTTAAAGCAGGTCAGAAGGTTATCGTCAATCCAGGAAGCGTTGGCTTACAGGCATATGAAGACGATTCTCCTATTTATCACAAAATGGAAAGTGGCAGCCCATTTGCACGCTATTGTATTGTTACGTTCGAGGGTGATTTAAAAACTATCGATTTAATTGCCGTTGACTATAATGTTGAAGCTGCTGCAAGATGTGCTGAAAAAAATAATCGGGATGATTGGGCCAACCGCCTAAGAAATGGCTTTGTGTAG
- a CDS encoding nuclear transport factor 2 family protein: MDEKQLLEDSLLKVWSERNDEQRLEVMQQIYADDIIFYETDKGEAIEGHRAIDELIKTLQTQWPPEFVFALTKPVVINHGVSHVSWTLGAAHATPIASGMDIAIVEDGLIKELYLYLDGPTS; the protein is encoded by the coding sequence ATGGATGAAAAGCAATTACTGGAAGATAGTCTCCTAAAGGTATGGAGTGAACGTAACGATGAACAGCGGCTCGAAGTAATGCAACAGATTTATGCCGATGACATCATTTTTTATGAAACCGATAAGGGGGAAGCTATTGAAGGACATCGGGCGATTGATGAACTGATCAAAACACTACAAACCCAATGGCCACCTGAATTCGTCTTTGCTCTCACTAAGCCAGTTGTAATCAATCATGGCGTTAGTCACGTATCGTGGACACTTGGCGCAGCTCATGCAACACCTATTGCCAGCGGTATGGATATTGCCATCGTTGAGGATGGACTTATTAAAGAGCTGTATCTGTATTTAGACGGTCCTACTAGTTGA
- a CDS encoding DUF4177 domain-containing protein, whose amino-acid sequence MKEYKVEALIYYSKLTLDSEHIVKKSKEEIQAKLDQYASQGYRLTSTSSTNFGAAVYIYLYFEKDS is encoded by the coding sequence ATGAAAGAATACAAAGTTGAAGCCCTGATTTACTACTCGAAATTAACGCTTGACTCCGAACATATTGTGAAGAAGTCTAAAGAGGAAATTCAGGCGAAGCTTGATCAATACGCTTCCCAAGGGTACAGATTAACGTCGACATCGTCCACTAATTTTGGCGCTGCGGTCTATATCTATCTGTATTTTGAAAAAGATAGTTAA
- a CDS encoding LysM peptidoglycan-binding domain-containing protein: MKKNSFPYALLLLGGIVSIHTTLAHSTPHLRTFVVDSVGVEKKDGKRFILHRVDEGQTLFGIARRYGRSVAEIKAANPDMKDAVRYDQLVRVPIPDGALSRQQEKVIDKAIKKKEKEEKRETKVEAKAADTKPVTKVEKASEKDTKKSDDPARAGIHVVEPGQTLYSLAGRYGVLQSDLRKWNNLSGNNVLIGQALIVSEKAYLARTPSSQITTSAPKTAEPSPKTETPAKPVAVNSPEPRANEPRTSEPRPTTPTESKPERHPEREAGTGSTPAKPSATDTKPAEVEVELPRAGNDAPMPTRGRRISASGVAEMIDGADGSGKYLALHRTAPIGTLVQVRNEFNNQSLWVKVIGRLPNTGVNDKILIKLSAQAFAKLSPDDRRFRAEVSYIAR, from the coding sequence ATGAAAAAAAATTCTTTTCCTTACGCTCTACTTCTTTTGGGCGGTATCGTCTCCATACATACAACCCTAGCTCACTCAACTCCACACCTTCGAACATTCGTTGTAGACTCTGTTGGCGTTGAAAAAAAAGATGGCAAACGATTCATTCTCCATCGTGTCGACGAAGGTCAGACACTGTTTGGAATTGCCCGGCGCTATGGTCGTTCGGTTGCCGAAATCAAAGCCGCTAACCCCGACATGAAAGATGCCGTTCGGTACGATCAGCTTGTTAGAGTCCCTATTCCTGATGGTGCATTGAGCCGACAACAGGAAAAAGTAATTGACAAAGCAATTAAGAAGAAGGAGAAAGAAGAAAAACGAGAAACCAAAGTCGAAGCGAAAGCGGCCGATACAAAGCCAGTAACCAAAGTAGAGAAGGCCTCAGAGAAAGATACGAAAAAGTCTGATGATCCAGCGCGGGCTGGTATCCATGTTGTTGAGCCTGGCCAAACACTTTACAGCCTGGCTGGACGGTATGGGGTGTTGCAATCGGATCTGCGAAAATGGAATAATCTATCGGGCAATAATGTGCTGATCGGTCAGGCACTGATCGTTTCCGAAAAAGCCTACCTGGCTCGTACCCCATCATCACAAATCACAACCTCAGCTCCCAAAACGGCCGAGCCCTCTCCTAAAACGGAAACGCCAGCAAAACCAGTCGCGGTTAATTCGCCCGAACCACGAGCCAACGAGCCACGTACCAGTGAACCTCGGCCAACAACACCCACCGAATCAAAACCGGAACGCCATCCCGAACGGGAAGCAGGCACTGGCAGTACTCCAGCTAAACCATCAGCCACCGATACGAAACCTGCTGAAGTAGAAGTAGAGCTACCTCGGGCGGGTAACGACGCGCCTATGCCTACACGTGGACGTCGTATTTCGGCAAGTGGTGTGGCTGAGATGATCGACGGTGCCGATGGCTCAGGCAAGTACCTTGCGCTGCATCGAACAGCCCCTATTGGTACGCTGGTGCAGGTGCGCAATGAGTTTAATAATCAGAGCCTTTGGGTGAAGGTGATTGGCCGATTGCCCAATACAGGCGTTAATGATAAAATTCTCATTAAACTATCGGCGCAGGCATTTGCGAAACTTTCGCCCGATGATCGGCGTTTTCGAGCTGAGGTAAGTTACATTGCCCGTTAG
- a CDS encoding gluconate 2-dehydrogenase subunit 3 family protein has translation MQRRDALKHTALFFGYAVSISALSETFIACSNEATLSWKPEFLTNNQANTIAEITETILPKTQTPGAKELGVPQFVDKMLKDLLSEDEQKDFLAGLATFDKACEESTGKAFVDCTEKQRQDFLLQQDKEAAKLPPSVWGIRLAAPGPTAFFRRLKELTLLGYFTSEKVGKTILGYDPIPGHYVACMPLAENQRIWNE, from the coding sequence ATGCAACGCAGAGACGCACTCAAACATACCGCTTTGTTTTTTGGATATGCTGTTTCCATATCAGCACTTTCCGAAACATTTATAGCCTGTTCCAACGAAGCTACCCTTAGCTGGAAACCAGAATTCCTGACAAATAATCAGGCCAACACCATTGCCGAAATCACGGAGACGATTCTCCCCAAAACCCAAACGCCCGGCGCTAAAGAGCTTGGCGTTCCGCAGTTCGTGGATAAAATGCTGAAAGACCTGCTTTCTGAGGATGAACAGAAAGATTTTCTGGCTGGCCTGGCTACATTCGATAAGGCCTGCGAAGAATCAACTGGAAAGGCATTTGTGGACTGCACCGAAAAGCAACGTCAGGATTTCCTGCTTCAACAGGATAAGGAAGCCGCTAAATTACCCCCTTCGGTTTGGGGAATTCGACTGGCGGCACCTGGCCCAACCGCCTTTTTTCGTCGATTGAAGGAACTTACTTTGTTGGGCTATTTTACGTCAGAAAAAGTAGGGAAAACCATATTAGGCTATGATCCAATTCCAGGTCATTATGTTGCCTGTATGCCACTTGCTGAGAATCAGAGGATATGGAATGAGTAA
- a CDS encoding SRPBCC domain-containing protein, which yields MNDFTVDKTTKTVTFSREFDADLSLVWDAYTKQEILDQWWAPKPWTSKTKFMDFEVGGRRFYAMVSPEGEEHWAIQKYTSISPKTNFKLLNAFADKDENPELPGSEWDLTFSEHNGKTTVHISIYNESLARLEKMIEMGFKEGTAMTMKNLEELLVTLAQQSERPS from the coding sequence ATGAACGATTTTACCGTTGACAAAACAACAAAAACAGTAACCTTCTCCAGAGAATTTGATGCCGACCTTTCGTTGGTATGGGATGCGTACACGAAGCAGGAAATTCTTGATCAATGGTGGGCACCCAAACCCTGGACCTCAAAAACAAAATTTATGGATTTTGAAGTTGGCGGCCGACGGTTTTATGCGATGGTAAGCCCTGAAGGAGAAGAGCATTGGGCAATTCAAAAATACACGTCCATTAGTCCGAAAACCAATTTCAAATTGTTAAATGCTTTTGCCGACAAAGATGAAAACCCGGAATTGCCCGGTTCTGAGTGGGATTTAACTTTCAGCGAACACAACGGGAAGACAACAGTACATATAAGTATTTATAATGAATCGCTTGCCCGCTTAGAGAAGATGATTGAGATGGGCTTTAAGGAAGGAACGGCTATGACAATGAAAAACCTGGAAGAGTTATTGGTAACTTTAGCACAACAAAGCGAGCGCCCCAGTTAG
- a CDS encoding DUF1080 domain-containing protein, whose product MFIKLSTLALLVCLVRSGLQAQELNTLTSQEKKDGWKLLFNGKNVSGWHSYGTKAVGSAWQIDNGALQLNVPNRIGNKASNGGDLVTDAVITGDFEFKAEWKIERFTNSGIFFFVQEEPPYKNIFDTGLEVQVLDDAIYEGAAENKHRAGDLFSVASARVRELQPVGGWNKVHFVYKKNKLTVTLNGFSIQEHDLNSADWKQRLATSKLKDAPISKGRYSGRIGLQDWGSTVWFRNIKLRQL is encoded by the coding sequence ATGTTTATCAAGCTTTCAACTCTTGCTTTGCTTGTCTGTCTGGTACGCTCAGGTTTACAGGCTCAGGAACTCAATACCTTAACTTCACAGGAAAAAAAGGACGGCTGGAAACTTCTGTTTAATGGGAAAAACGTGTCGGGTTGGCATAGTTATGGTACAAAAGCCGTTGGATCTGCCTGGCAAATCGATAATGGCGCGTTGCAGTTGAATGTGCCCAATCGGATTGGCAATAAGGCATCTAATGGTGGCGACCTGGTTACCGATGCTGTTATTACGGGTGACTTTGAGTTTAAAGCTGAGTGGAAAATTGAACGGTTTACTAATAGTGGTATTTTCTTCTTCGTACAGGAAGAGCCACCCTATAAAAATATATTTGACACTGGTTTAGAGGTGCAGGTGCTGGATGATGCCATTTATGAAGGCGCAGCTGAAAACAAGCACCGCGCAGGCGATTTGTTTAGTGTGGCTAGTGCGCGTGTTCGGGAGTTGCAGCCGGTTGGTGGCTGGAACAAAGTGCATTTCGTATATAAGAAAAATAAGCTAACGGTAACGTTAAATGGCTTTAGTATTCAGGAACACGATTTGAACAGTGCCGACTGGAAACAGCGCCTTGCCACGAGCAAACTGAAAGATGCCCCCATCAGTAAAGGACGTTACTCGGGACGAATTGGCCTTCAGGACTGGGGTAGCACCGTTTGGTTCCGAAATATTAAACTAAGGCAATTGTAG
- a CDS encoding TIGR02757 family protein: MIKTNKSSPVSTTPYPLSIPGSLQDFLDAKADQYNRPSFIERDPISIPHRFSRKQDIELMGFWAAVLAWGQRPVILKKANELVELMDGTPYEFIRNHQESDLKRFLAFKHRTFNATDALYFLHFFRQYYLENNSLEDAFLPSAAGRRSDEKSMLPTVEQGLIAFHDRFCGLTDFFPERTRKHIATPARNSACKRLLMFLRWMVRSDNCGVDFGIWKQIRPDQLVMPIDVHVNRVARQLNLIDRPQTDWKAALELTETLRQFNPADPVRYDFALFGLGVEGEM, from the coding sequence ATGATAAAAACAAACAAGTCCTCTCCGGTATCTACCACACCTTATCCATTATCCATTCCTGGTTCTTTACAAGACTTTTTAGATGCGAAGGCCGATCAATACAATCGGCCTTCATTTATTGAACGAGACCCCATCAGTATTCCCCACCGCTTTAGCCGAAAGCAGGATATTGAGCTAATGGGCTTCTGGGCGGCCGTGCTGGCCTGGGGGCAACGTCCGGTGATTTTAAAGAAAGCCAACGAACTGGTTGAACTGATGGATGGCACCCCGTATGAGTTTATCCGGAACCACCAGGAGAGCGACCTGAAGCGGTTTTTGGCCTTTAAGCACCGCACCTTCAATGCCACCGATGCCTTATATTTTCTGCACTTCTTCCGACAGTATTATCTGGAAAATAACTCCCTGGAGGATGCGTTTTTACCTAGTGCGGCCGGTCGGCGCTCCGATGAGAAGTCGATGCTACCAACCGTTGAGCAAGGCCTGATTGCCTTCCATGATCGTTTTTGCGGACTCACTGATTTTTTCCCTGAACGTACCCGCAAACACATTGCCACTCCAGCCCGGAACTCAGCCTGCAAACGATTGCTGATGTTTTTGCGGTGGATGGTCCGAAGCGATAATTGTGGCGTTGACTTTGGCATCTGGAAACAAATCCGGCCCGATCAATTGGTGATGCCCATTGATGTTCATGTAAACCGCGTTGCCCGTCAGTTGAACCTTATAGACCGCCCACAAACGGATTGGAAAGCAGCCCTTGAATTGACCGAAACACTTCGCCAGTTTAACCCAGCCGACCCGGTTCGTTACGATTTTGCCCTGTTTGGTTTAGGCGTTGAGGGGGAAATGTAA
- a CDS encoding helix-turn-helix transcriptional regulator: MRRDIFQAIADPTRRAIITLIALQAMTPNAIAQNFNTTRQAVSKHLRILTECELVKQEQQGREIYYSLEVEKIKEVDQWVNQFRKIWETRFTQLDDVLSTLKKQ, encoded by the coding sequence ATGAGACGAGATATTTTTCAGGCAATAGCTGACCCCACAAGGCGGGCAATCATCACTCTGATTGCCTTGCAGGCAATGACACCTAACGCCATTGCGCAGAACTTCAACACGACCAGACAAGCTGTTTCCAAACACCTTCGCATACTCACAGAATGCGAACTGGTGAAGCAGGAACAGCAAGGCAGAGAGATTTATTACTCACTTGAAGTTGAAAAAATAAAAGAAGTTGATCAGTGGGTAAACCAATTCAGGAAAATTTGGGAAACTCGTTTTACGCAACTTGACGACGTATTATCAACACTTAAAAAACAATAA
- a CDS encoding PH domain-containing protein, whose product MITYKSKVGLELLMPLVIILGGVGAVNAYNENWPGLLILVLVGSFITHLFATTYYQIDGTRLRIKSGFLVNKSLDINTITKITETNNPLSSPATSMDRLELSYNKFDSILISPRDKIGFIQELKQVKPAIEVRLKDGKVL is encoded by the coding sequence ATGATAACCTACAAATCGAAAGTTGGTCTCGAATTACTAATGCCACTGGTTATTATTCTGGGTGGAGTCGGGGCAGTAAATGCTTATAACGAAAACTGGCCAGGCTTGCTCATACTTGTATTGGTTGGGTCATTTATAACCCACTTATTTGCCACAACATATTACCAAATTGATGGGACTCGTTTACGGATCAAATCTGGCTTCCTTGTTAATAAGTCGTTGGATATTAACACAATTACAAAAATTACGGAAACCAATAATCCGTTAAGTTCACCGGCTACCTCAATGGATCGACTTGAACTTTCTTACAATAAGTTTGATAGTATACTTATTTCGCCGAGAGATAAAATTGGTTTTATTCAGGAGTTAAAACAGGTAAAGCCTGCCATTGAAGTTCGACTTAAGGATGGTAAGGTTTTATAA
- a CDS encoding GMC oxidoreductase, protein MPNLNTTVNKTHTYDAIVIGSGISGGWAAKELCEKGLKTLVLERGRLVNHIEDYPTMNLDHWDFEHREALSHADQQTYHVQARSGFVNETNKHFYNNDLDAPYTEVKRFDWIRGNQVGGRSLLWGKQCYRWSDLDFEANAKDGIAVDWPIRYKDIEPWYTYTEKFVGISGEKLGLSHLPDGYFLPPMELNCLEKHVRTELERKFKGRHLTIGRVAHLTEPKPWHLELGRAQCQNRNRCSRGCPYGAYFSSNSATLPAANRTNKFTIRPNSVVHSIIYDEQKQRATGVRVVDTESKEMVEFYAKVIFCNASTLGTTSILLNSTSKRYPNGLGNDSGELGHNLMDHHYRLGAMGGFDGFDDQYYKGRRPNGIFIPRYRNLDEATRTDKFIRGYDYQGAAGRGNWGGGVNREGIGADFKDSLFEPGGWGMSLVGFGECLPYHDNHVKLDQDKKDKWGLPTLSIDAEFKENEMNMREQIKTDAVEMLEAAGLKNVASFDYSGGIGVGVHEMGTARMGRDPKTSVLNGNNQVHGVPNLFVTDGACMTSSSCINPSITYMALTARAADFAVSELKRINL, encoded by the coding sequence ATGCCTAATCTAAATACCACCGTAAATAAAACACATACCTACGATGCCATAGTCATTGGTTCCGGCATCAGTGGGGGCTGGGCCGCCAAAGAACTGTGTGAAAAAGGGCTCAAAACGCTTGTGCTGGAGCGAGGTCGCCTGGTCAATCACATCGAGGATTACCCGACCATGAACCTCGACCATTGGGATTTTGAACACCGGGAAGCGCTGTCTCATGCCGATCAGCAAACGTATCATGTGCAGGCCCGAAGCGGCTTCGTTAACGAAACCAACAAGCATTTTTACAACAACGACCTCGACGCACCCTATACCGAAGTAAAACGCTTCGACTGGATTCGGGGCAACCAGGTTGGTGGCCGGTCGCTGCTCTGGGGAAAGCAGTGCTATCGCTGGAGTGATCTTGATTTTGAGGCCAATGCCAAAGACGGTATCGCCGTTGACTGGCCAATCCGTTACAAAGACATTGAGCCGTGGTACACGTATACCGAAAAATTTGTAGGTATCAGTGGTGAAAAACTCGGGCTTTCACATCTGCCAGACGGTTATTTCCTACCGCCAATGGAGTTGAACTGCCTGGAAAAACACGTTCGTACCGAACTGGAACGGAAGTTCAAAGGCCGTCACCTGACCATTGGCCGGGTTGCTCACCTGACCGAACCGAAACCCTGGCATCTTGAACTGGGACGGGCGCAGTGTCAGAACCGGAATCGTTGCTCGCGCGGTTGTCCGTACGGCGCCTATTTTAGCAGTAATTCGGCTACTTTGCCTGCCGCCAATCGAACCAATAAGTTCACGATTCGGCCTAATTCGGTGGTTCATTCCATCATTTACGACGAGCAGAAACAACGAGCCACGGGCGTTCGGGTAGTCGATACCGAAAGTAAGGAAATGGTCGAGTTTTACGCCAAAGTCATTTTCTGCAACGCATCGACGCTGGGCACCACCTCAATTCTGCTCAATTCGACCTCGAAACGCTATCCGAACGGGTTAGGAAACGACAGTGGCGAACTAGGGCATAACCTGATGGATCACCACTACCGACTGGGCGCAATGGGTGGTTTCGATGGATTCGACGATCAGTATTACAAAGGCCGCCGTCCGAACGGGATTTTTATTCCCCGCTACCGAAACCTGGATGAGGCAACGCGTACCGACAAATTCATTCGGGGATACGATTACCAGGGCGCTGCCGGGCGTGGCAATTGGGGTGGCGGAGTGAATCGGGAAGGTATTGGTGCCGATTTTAAAGATTCGCTCTTTGAGCCGGGAGGCTGGGGAATGTCGCTGGTAGGTTTTGGTGAGTGCCTGCCCTATCACGACAATCACGTTAAGCTCGATCAGGATAAGAAGGACAAGTGGGGGTTGCCTACGCTTTCCATTGACGCCGAGTTTAAGGAGAATGAGATGAACATGCGGGAGCAGATCAAAACCGATGCGGTTGAAATGCTCGAAGCGGCCGGACTAAAAAATGTGGCTTCGTTCGACTACTCGGGCGGTATTGGCGTGGGTGTTCACGAAATGGGCACTGCTCGTATGGGCCGCGATCCCAAAACATCGGTGCTCAACGGCAACAATCAGGTGCATGGAGTACCCAACCTGTTCGTTACCGATGGTGCCTGCATGACCTCCTCGTCCTGCATAAATCCATCAATTACGTACATGGCGCTTACCGCCCGTGCCGCCGACTTTGCCGTTAGCGAACTCAAGCGAATTAATCTTTAA
- a CDS encoding aldose 1-epimerase yields the protein MPFQITTQPFGPLPTGATPLTEYLLEHTETGEFITVIPEFGAILRRLVLRKGNHVFALIQGPDSPQALIADESYASALLYPFPSRIRHGIYHFEGQDYALKMNETHRDNALHGFVHGRPFSVVSQEATSTHAQLVLRYDYTGDTFGYPFPFALTVTYELVQGNLLAHGSNPQADRMCALRISYEAQNTGTTRCPAAFGWHPYFRFTEDIEPSEESIGGMTLTLPTRIPVSLDEHMIPNGQLPAEMAGTIELHDTQLDTAFLIEPTSGPADTESFAETVLTSLSTGVKLIVGQQTGEGKLNYLVCYTPTRRDRIAIEPLTANVDAFNNGQGLAILNPGEALSGTIWVRLD from the coding sequence ATGCCATTTCAGATCACAACCCAACCCTTCGGGCCACTACCAACTGGTGCTACTCCCCTTACTGAATACCTGCTCGAACATACAGAAACGGGCGAGTTCATTACCGTTATCCCAGAATTCGGCGCTATTCTCCGACGGTTAGTACTGCGTAAAGGCAACCATGTTTTTGCGCTGATACAAGGGCCCGACTCACCCCAGGCCTTAATAGCCGATGAAAGTTATGCCAGCGCCTTGCTTTACCCTTTCCCAAGCCGGATTCGACACGGTATCTATCATTTTGAGGGTCAGGATTATGCTCTAAAAATGAATGAAACCCACCGCGACAATGCGCTGCATGGCTTTGTGCATGGACGCCCCTTTTCGGTTGTGAGTCAGGAAGCAACGTCAACCCACGCCCAGTTGGTGTTACGCTACGACTACACGGGAGATACCTTCGGTTATCCCTTCCCGTTTGCGCTGACAGTCACGTATGAGTTAGTACAAGGGAACCTACTGGCACATGGCAGCAATCCGCAGGCCGACAGGATGTGTGCGTTACGCATTAGCTACGAAGCCCAAAACACAGGTACCACCCGTTGTCCGGCTGCTTTCGGCTGGCATCCCTATTTCAGATTTACCGAAGACATAGAGCCTTCCGAAGAGTCGATCGGCGGAATGACCTTAACGCTTCCTACCCGCATCCCCGTTTCGCTCGACGAACATATGATTCCCAATGGGCAGCTTCCGGCCGAAATGGCGGGAACGATCGAGTTACATGACACGCAACTGGATACGGCCTTTCTGATTGAACCAACGAGCGGCCCAGCCGACACAGAATCCTTTGCCGAAACCGTATTAACGTCACTCAGTACAGGTGTTAAGCTGATTGTGGGGCAACAAACCGGCGAAGGAAAACTTAATTATCTAGTGTGCTACACACCCACCCGGCGCGACAGAATTGCCATTGAACCCCTAACTGCGAATGTGGATGCCTTTAACAATGGCCAGGGGTTAGCCATACTGAATCCCGGCGAGGCACTTTCCGGCACTATTTGGGTAAGGCTGGATTAG